TGAGACGTTTATCCTCCGCCAGATGCTTTATCGGTGCCTACACAGCAGGTACAGGATGCGGTTTCGCCGCAGTAGGGGCACACACATTTGCAGTCGTCGATAAAGTTTCCGCAGTTGATGCAACGAGGCTGATCTTGTTTACTCATCCTCTTCGCCTCTGCCCACATAACCTTGTATTACCTTAAGGTTTTAAGGTTTCGGAAAAAAGCAATAATCCACAAAACTGTCGTATGAGCAGTTTCTTGTTTGATTGAGCTCCAGGGAAAAAAGCAGAGCTGACAGATACACAAAACAGAATTTGAAAAAACCCTCATTTTTCGAATAGAAAAATAAAAACGGCGTTTAAGCCAAAAAGACCTCGATTTTTTTTCTTAGTTACTTTTTGGGGCAAAACAGGCCTTTTTGTTCCATAGCCTAATATAGTCCCGTAAACCTTTTTCTTAGTTTGTGGGAATTCTTTAGAGGAAGAGTCTTAGAAAAAACAGTCGCTTTTTCTCCAATTTATTCTAAACGGTGGTTATTTGAGGTTATAGAATTTGGGTAAACGAAAAATAACAAATGAGGGCAGCTTGGAAAGCATGATTCTGCCTACTTCTAATGATGTTTTGGGTATAGCAGTAAAAATGTTAGGTGCAGACAGAATTATGGTGAAATGCCAAGATGGCAAAGAACGTCTATGCAGAGTCAGAGGCAAACTTAAAAGGCGCGTCTGGATACGCGACGGCGATATCGTTTTGGTTTCTCCGTGGGATTTTCAAAGTGACAGTAGAGGCGACATATTTTGGCGTTATAGGAAAAATCAGTGTGACTGGCTTAGAAGCCACAGCTACCTGACCATGTAGGAGGATACGCTCGATTATTATAAAGTGCACTGAATGTGGGAATAAGTTCACAAAAGAAACCCCATCTGATGGAGAAGTTGGAGAAGTGGTATGTTGCCCAATCTGTGAAGCTCAATACAAAGTAATAGTTACTGATGGGAAATTGCGTTTAGAAGAGTCGATATGGGACGAAAATGACCGTGGAGAACTCTGAAAATAAAAGTTAGGTGAAAAAATGAGTGAAAATAAGATAAATTTCATAATAGCGGTACGTGGCTATAAAAACGTGAAAAAACAAACAAACGGTAAATTCACGGACTTTTCGGCTGCAGATCAATTGAACCAAAAAGTGCTCATGCGGATTATTGAGCCTCAAGGAAATGAACTGATAGGCGTCACTGAGGTCAAAACCTTATCAGTTTTCATGAAACTCGAAAGCTATGCTTCCGCGGTTCTATTTGGCAGAAAATTCACAGAAGATGCTATTACAGAAATGAGCGAGCATAACATTCAGTATGTTTCTGAAGACTACCTGCCACCATTCGACACTAAACAATTATACTTAGCAATTATGGACTACATCAACATTCAATGCGACAAAAGATGCGGAAGAACCTTACATGCAATATCTGAATGCGAAGAAAAAAATAAGGACTTCTGCAAAATAAAAAACCTTGCCAAAAGCGCAAAAGAACATTTTAAAGATGGAACAGTTGGATTACTGAAAAACGACTTAAAAATGGCTTTGGCGCTGAGTCGCTAAAGATTTTAAAAACAAAAGTGGAATCAAATTATGTC
The DNA window shown above is from Candidatus Bathyarchaeota archaeon and carries:
- the eif1A gene encoding translation initiation factor eIF-1A — translated: MGKRKITNEGSLESMILPTSNDVLGIAVKMLGADRIMVKCQDGKERLCRVRGKLKRRVWIRDGDIVLVSPWDFQSDSRGDIFWRYRKNQCDWLRSHSYLTM